Within the Nyctibius grandis isolate bNycGra1 chromosome 4, bNycGra1.pri, whole genome shotgun sequence genome, the region AGACTACTGCCTATGCCATTGATGCAATTTTGTGCTTGTGGCCCTTGGGCAGTACTTCTCCTTTAGAGGAATTAAAAGCTACAGAGATTACCTCAGTGCGCTCCTGTATGAACACAAGCAAATATTTGTGATACCTATAGATACAAAAATTTGATCAGTGCTATGAAAAATCCTGTTGTGTCATCACAAACCTAAACAATGAGGTGCAGTGTCACAGCCTCAGAGCTGTGTAGAGTAGATCAATGGTTCCCAATCCTTCTGTCCTTGAAGGAGAATTAGCAGAGCGTGTCATTGGATGCAGCCCTGTTCCCTGCCTTCTTCCCAGGGCTGTTGCTGCCTCTTCGAAATCACGTTCTGGAAGCACAGTTTGCAGAGCCCACAGAAGTCCTGTGGTTTGCTCATTTGTACTCCACTCTTCTGTGGTCACAGAACCAATGCTCCTGCTAGGCTGGCAGGTCAGGAAATTCTCCCTTCTTATAGTTGTTTCTCTTTGTACATGGAtgactgttttgtttgtttcctgggTCATTTCCCATATGCCCATTTCTGGGTCAtggacttttcattttctgggtGCCCAATACAGAGTTAGATCAGGGCTGACTCTCACTCACAGTGGCATTAGATAACAAGCTTGACTGCAAGTCAGTAACAGCCAATTCTCAACTCAGTTACATCTAAACATACAGCTTCAATGGCTGGATACTTCCCAAGACCAATTGCTATCAGTAGTTTGCAGCATTTACTACAATTTTAAACTGCAGAGGATAAACAGTATGGTTTCTTGTCATTGAATCACAGGAACAATTGAATCCTGGAGTAAATGATTACTTGTCATTTGTTATATATTTGTAGGGAACTGATGACATAAGAAGCGAGAACCATGGGCTTAAACCTCAGCCTTCAACATGAAGAAACCAGCTCCAGTTGATGACAATCTAGTTCCATGATTCTGTCTTCTCTCATCTTCAGTGCTGAGTTGGCAGATTTTTGCTTCCCTCTCAAGGGCGAAGAACAGAAAGTCTGCCTTCTCCCTGTCAGCAAAACAAAtattcctctccccttctccaccCTCAGGTGCCACTAAGGGAGCTTTGCCGTTTTCTGAGCCTTACTCCGTCAACTCTCCTTTCTGGTCATGTTGCAACCTCTCTGCTTAATAGTATTCACTCTACCAGGGCTCAGCTGTAAACACCCCAGGTCTAGGATACCAAAAGGACACATTTCTGGCATAGAATAAGATATTAAAACCCACATCTGATTATTTTAGACATTAAATTACTGGAGTTCTTTGCAGTATTGTATAAGGAATTAattgcacacatacacacattcACCTGCTATGAAATAAGCAGACCAGACACACTTTCCCCATGAGGAAAAGCTGCCACACACATATTAAATTGGACTTTGATACTGCAGGCAACACCTCTCTGAAACTGCCCAGCCAAGCCTGAACTGCCCATAAGCAAAGTAGCCCTGCAGACATATGTAGAGCTCCTCCACCGGAGCTGGCAGATGGTGGAGGCAGTAGATCCAAGAGAAGCCTGGAGGGAACAGCACAAGGGATGCAGCAGCATTAACAACACACTGAAATAACtaactaagaaaaagaaaagaaaaaaaaaagccagcccAAAACTGATAGagatctttaatttaaaaaccgAGTAAGTTTATTCATTGGGACAGTGCAACAAAATACCCCAGGGACAACACATTCCACTCCAACAATTAAAATCGCATTAAAAAGCAGATAGGAAAGTCTGAGTCTTAAAGAGAACTGGCACAAAAGCTAGTGCTTTTCTTCggttcaatatatttatctttGGGTGACAGAGATAGTCACTGATTAATTTTTTAGGTACTTAATTTACAACTTCATTGCTTCTATTTGCAAGTCATTCTGTTCCTTAAAGATGCTAGCTTGGGACTGGAGGACCATCATCTGCAGGCACTTAAGAGGGGGCAGTTTTGAGAGAATGGGGATGTAGGGTTCAGTCCCACACTTATTGTTGGGAAGAGACCCATCTGGGAGCTACTAGATACTCTAAATAGATATTGCCCCCAATTGCTTCTCTCTGAAATCTGAGGTATGCAAAAGAAGTCCAGTTCCACTCCTAAGAGCAGTTTCTGCTGGAGCTGAGAGGGTGCAAGCAGGCACACAGAGAGCACAGGACTACAGCAAGCTTACAGCAGGTGTTGCTCGAGGGAGCTGCTAGTTTCTGATCACTGAACCAATTTTTGCTGTAGAGGTCATCCTCTTGGAAATGCTGCAGGTAGGTCTCACACCCATAGCAGCCTATTCTCGTTCATACCTGTCACTGTGCTTCAACTGAGCTTTACAAGCCCAACAGGATTCTTTAACACATAGCAATTATGTACCTTTTGCTAGCACTTTCTGCCCAatgatttcaaaatactttatgAGCGTCACTGAACCAAGCTTAAAATTCTCTGACCCACAGGGGAACCGAGTACAGTGAATGTCTGcaacaaaacagcaacagagTTCATCTCCTGAGTCCCAGGCCTGAACTTATCCTTCTTCtcctttaaaattctttttttcctccaacctATTACTTACAGCAAGAAGGACAACGTTTATTCTGCAGAAGTTTATTAATCCCAATACAGACAAGTGACTTCTGGTATGATTACATGAGCTCCCAATTCCCTATGGAAGTTGGCTGTCCAGTCCATGTCAGCATAATCTCCTGGTCTCAGCTGTCTGTATTTCGTTTATGTCTCTTGGCTCTGCTGTTCTCCTGATGGTGACTGTCTTCAGAGGGTGCTTGGCCCTTTCCGTTTGTCCCAGATTCCTCTGGAAATTTCTGACCTTCAGCCAACACCTGCCGAATAGTCATGTTAATGCGGGAAGACTGCAAGTACTTGGCACAGACCTGCCAATCCTCCTCAGAGCTGTGCTCAATGACCGAGCCAACAGGAAGGTCTGAAGAAAGTTCTTGGTCCAGGCACGAAGGCAAAGCTGTCCCTTCAGGGTTGGGGAGGACCCGGGGGACAGCATGGTACAGCAGACGGCTGAAGCCAGACATCACCATGATATCTCCACTGTGCATGAACATTGCTGTTGGGGCCTCCTCCCGCTTCAGGCCCCCAAGCAAAAATATCGAGGATTGCCCAAAACTAGAGATGGTATAaggacagagacagaaaacaaattcaggTAGAGAACAATTACGCAATATGTAgagtcctggttaactggagaagttccagctgactggaaattagcaaatgtaacacccatctacaagaagggtcggaaggacgatccagggaactataggcctgtcagcctgacctcggtgccaggcaaggtgatggaacagatcatcctgagtgccattacatagcacatgcaggacaatgggggcatcagggccagccaacatggattcatgaaaggcaggtcctgcttgaccaacctggtctccttctatgaccaagtgacccgcttagtagatgagggcagggctgtggatgtagtctatctagacttcagtaaggcattcgacactgtctcccacagcatcctcctagacaaactggctgcccggggcttggatgggtggactcttcgatgggttaaaaactggctggatggccgagcccagggagcggtggtgaatggggcaaagtccaactggcggccggtcactagcggtgttccccagggctcagttctgaggccggtgctgttcaatatctttatagatgatctagacgtagggattgagtgcaccctcagcaaatttgcagatgacaccaagctgggtgggagtgtcgatctgctggagggtaggaaggccctacagagggatctggacaggttagatagatgggccgagaccaatggcatgaggttcaagaagaacaagtgccgggtcttacacttcggccacaacaaccccatgcagcgctacaggctgggggaagagtggttagaaagcggcccggcggaaagagacctgggggtgctgatcgacagccggctaaacatgagccagcagtgtgcccaggtggccaagaaggccaatggcatcctggcctctattaggaatagtgtagccagccggtctagggaagtgatcgtccctctgtactcggcactggtgaggccgcatcttgagtactgtgtccagttctgggccccgcacttcaagaaagatgttgaggtgttggagcaagtccagaggagggcgaccaagctggtgaagggtctggagggtctgacctattaggaacggctgagggagctggggttgtttagcctggagaagaggaggctcagaggtgaccttactgcagtctacaactacctgaagggaggttgtagtgaagtgggagttggcctcttctcccgggcaactagcgataggacaagaggacacagcctcaagcttcgccaggggaggttcaggttggacattaggaagaatttctttacagaaagggttattagacattggaatgggctgcccagggaggtggtggagtcaccatctctggatgtgtttaagaaaagactggacatggcacttagtgccatggtctagttgacatggtgtcagggcaacggctggactcaatgatccctgaggtctcttccaacctggttgattctgtgattctgtaagaaaatattagcagctaaatccctttatgaaaaaaacaaacaagcccgAACAAGGAAACCAGATGGATTCCTAGTAACAACTTCACAATAAGAACATGGAAAACAGACTAAGAGGCCTGGTTCAAGGTAGGCACAGTGTGAGCAGTTGCCCTGCCAGGTTTGAAGCTCTACTGAGGTATTTCATCCTTGCCTGCTAGTACCCaattgctgctctgctgctttagAACAGAATTGTGCTGCGTGGAAAGAGCTCTTCCACTCCGGGTGCCACATCCATGCTATTCACGCAGTCTTCAAAGCAAAACCTATGCCCTTGAGCTACATCTTCCTACTATTCAAATATTAAGAGAGTGATAATACACTCAATTAGCAAACTACATCATACTGACTTCCTATAACCATATGcaaccacaggaaaaaagccACCAATCCTTCCGCAACACTCAAGTGCTTTCCTTCGCTCACCTGAATGATAAAAGGGGCCGAGAATGGTCTAGTTCAGACTCATCCACATGAATTCCCAGTGAAGAGTCAAAATGATAGTAGTTCAAGATCCCTGCTTGAGCTTGGAAACCCTGGAACCCGCAGGCTGTGGCCACTTGTTCTGACAGGAACGCAAGGTCTGAGGGGAAAGGAGTGTGGTGATTTGCTGAGTACTtctggaggaaggagagcagggaaaaaaaaacaaaacaaaccacacccAGAACATCAGAGCAGCAAATACAATTGGAAACAAACATTGAATGAGAACTCCGAAGTCTGGCTGATAGTCATAGAGAAGGACATCATATTTGCCTGGAAAATGACTACAACATAGGCAGAACCACAGCAAGTTTACCTCTTATCATTTAATTCTGGGCCTATGCTGCGACTACCAGAGATTCAATTAATTGTGGAGTTAATCATTGTATCTGGATGGCAAACTTGAAGTCAGTAAGATTAGTACCTAAGGTTATTACCAATACCCTGAGGATCTACTTGGTCACCACCTAAGGCTGCCAATGGACAGGCAGTTCTGTATCTCATCAACAGAGCTCTGAAACAAGCATCTTTGTTCCTTCTTTGAAGAATAAGACAAACAGGAGTCAATTGCAAACCTACTTCTTCTCTCTCCCATGAGTGATTCTGAGAGGACTGGAAGGGAATAACCAAGTTTTTATTAAAGCCACCCAGTAAGAGGCTGACCTGGCAAATACAAGGCTGCAAGCAGATTTGGTGAAGTATCTGCAATATACTGACAAGACTGCATATTCACTCTACCATCCCTTCTCAGCCTCCATCCGCCTCAGTCTtatgaaaaagtttattttggtCAGGAGCCCCAAAGTAGCTGTGAGTTGGTGACACTGTACTCTACTGGTTCAGACTCTAAGTTCAGCATCACATCAGCAGCagtctcttcctgctctctcACTCACCCCTCCAAAGAGGAGTAGTTTGTCAGAAGTAGCTGTCTTCAAGCACTCAAGGTCATTCTCACCTTAAGAAGTTAACAATGCTTTTGTGACCATCCCTTTTGGTAGGGTAAAAATGCTCACTTACCCTGAAATAGAGTCACAGGTCTAGAGCTGAGTATATGCTGTCATGTTACCTTTAAAAGGAATCAATGCAGCAATGGACTTTTGGTGTTAAATCCTTCACAGTCAACTAATACAGATTAAAATGTTCTTACAAACATGGTTTGTTACAGCCTTTCCTCAAGACTGTCTTGTAGGATCATAAGCATTTTATTCCATGATACCCTCCTCTGTCTGCCATTCTGAGTGCTTACAGctaagaaaaatggagaagaatttaattttaataccTTAGTATCCCAATTATAATGGTAACCAAGGGTCACCCAGCGTAGCTTCTCCAATAAGCTTCTGGGCTCCCATTTACTAGAacctttccttctgcaaagacaaaatggaaagaaataggaTATGTGTTAATTTCTGAGGGGTCTTCTGGTAGCGCAGCATACAGTAATGAGATTCACTCATCCGTATGACAGCCTATTAAAACCATCAATGCTAAACTGTTATTTTCAGtgccattatttttttcctccaaagacCTTGAAAATTCAGTTCATGCAGTTTGTGCAAGCTATAGGGCCTATGGCTGACTGCTGTCAGTTTGAAAGTGCCATTTTCAACATGGTACATAACGGGTTATCAGATGGAGACAACACAATAACTGGTGCAGATTCAGAAGTCAGAATTCAGCATGTACTATTTGAGCACCTGAAAGTGAAAGAACAGAATCTGTGAAGATCTAAAAGCTGcaaacataaggaaaaatattctatgCACTTAATGGAAaatgacaagaaagaaaaatgcttcgCCTGACAGCGAAGCATATCAAGCTGCATAATACTGCAAAGGACTGTTAGTTCTACTACTTGGTACTTTTACAAGAAGCCCTTAGGACGGACTGACTCAATGTTCCATAAGAAGCGAGACTGCTCTAGCTATGACCATACACTTCTTGTAATGCCAAGAAGTCTACATTGCAGGTATCTCCCATCCAGACTGCTATGCAGGACAAAAAACCTGTTCATCTCAAGTGATAGCCCTAATGCAGAGGGCCTCAGTGGTCTGAAGCCACACGCCAATTTACCATTCTTACTTGAAGGTGGTGAAGGCaggaagagacctcaggaatGGACTTTTACTATGGCCTATGGAAAAGTCCTTAAAAAGTTAAAGAGTATTACTATAGTAAATCAGATAGAAACATGGTAGTGACAAATACATAAACAAAGGTACACATCTATCTTCTAGTCCCAATTATTCCAGcaatttcagcttcttttctcAAGCTAAGTCATGTGTTAtggtaaagaaagaaagaaaagggaaatgcaCTCAGAACATCATGATAAACAGTAGCACCAGATGGTTGGCTCTCATTTACAGCCTCATTAGTTCAGTAAGACATGCTTTCTCTTACAAAACAGGATTCATATTTGTGCTGCCATGGTCAAGTCCCAGCCAAGCATCTGCATTTAATGTGCACTTCTACATGGATACACAGCTTGTTTCTGCCCTTCACCTATACCATACTGATAGCTTCTAAGCTAAACCAGGAACAGGAGTAAAAGGCCAGTTTCTTTACCTTTAGTAATTTTTCATAGCTCAGATTATTGAAAGAAAGTAATCTTTCCAGTT harbors:
- the ALKBH1 gene encoding nucleic acid dioxygenase ALKBH1; this encodes MAAAAALTREGGEDAFRRLFRFYRQRDASDLRAVVDFSVPGGQVFRSQLSISSVSDQDAYRAGLQPVSQWKAYGLNGYPGFIFIANPFLPGCQRHWVKQCLKLYPQKPSVCNLDLHMAPEKTIDLWGQSKEQLRRKGSSKWEPRSLLEKLRWVTLGYHYNWDTKKYSANHHTPFPSDLAFLSEQVATACGFQGFQAQAGILNYYHFDSSLGIHVDESELDHSRPLLSFSFGQSSIFLLGGLKREEAPTAMFMHSGDIMVMSGFSRLLYHAVPRVLPNPEGTALPSCLDQELSSDLPVGSVIEHSSEEDWQVCAKYLQSSRINMTIRQVLAEGQKFPEESGTNGKGQAPSEDSHHQENSRAKRHKRNTDS